One uncultured Fusobacterium sp. DNA window includes the following coding sequences:
- the gatC gene encoding Asp-tRNA(Asn)/Glu-tRNA(Gln) amidotransferase subunit GatC — protein sequence MALTKEEVLNVAKLARLKFSAEEIEKFQVELNDILGYIDMLNEVDTAETKALVQVNDAVNNLRDDEVRESLSTEKALSNAPDSGDGAIIVPKVVG from the coding sequence ATGGCTTTAACAAAAGAAGAAGTTTTAAATGTTGCCAAATTGGCTAGATTAAAATTTTCTGCTGAAGAAATTGAAAAATTTCAAGTAGAATTAAATGATATACTTGGATATATTGATATGTTAAACGAAGTAGATACAGCAGAAACAAAAGCTTTAGTACAAGTAAATGATGCAGTAAACAATTTAAGAGATGATGAGGTTAGAGAATCTTTATCAACTGAAAAAGCTCTTTCTAATGCACCTGATTCTGGAGATGGAGCAATAATCGTACCTAAAGTTGTTGGGTAA
- the gatA gene encoding Asp-tRNA(Asn)/Glu-tRNA(Gln) amidotransferase subunit GatA — protein MENFYKLSAFEIREKILKGEIKSEDVVKDIFERIEKIDNKIGSFVNLRKEKALAEAKIIDEKIKNGEKVGALAGVPVAIKDNMVSEGDVTTACSKILSNYTGVYDATAVKKLKEADAIIIGITNMDEFAMGSTTKTSYHKETKNPWDLEKVPGGSSGGAAASIAAQEAFLSLGSDTGGSIRQPASFCGVVGLKPTYGRVSRYGLMAFASSLDQIGPIAKNVRDIALCLNVISGSDDYDATVSSREVPDYTEFLGKDIKGMKIGVPKEYFIDGINENVRKVVDEALDKFRELGAEIVEISLPHTKYAVPTYYVIAPAEASSNLARFDGVRYGYRSENIKDVNDLYVNSRSEGFGDEVKRRIMIGTYVLSAGFYDAYFKKAQKVRELIKEDFDRAFEQVDMIFTPVSPNTAFKLDAKKSPIELYLEDIFTISANLAGIPGISIPAGLADNMPVGIQLLGKPFGEGELIQAGDAFEKIRGEWKLPNLD, from the coding sequence ATGGAAAATTTTTATAAATTATCTGCCTTTGAAATTAGAGAAAAGATTTTAAAAGGGGAAATCAAATCAGAAGATGTAGTTAAAGATATATTTGAAAGAATTGAAAAAATAGATAATAAAATAGGAAGTTTTGTTAATCTAAGAAAAGAGAAAGCTTTAGCTGAAGCTAAAATAATAGATGAAAAAATTAAAAATGGAGAAAAAGTAGGAGCTCTAGCTGGGGTACCTGTGGCAATAAAAGATAATATGGTATCTGAAGGAGATGTAACTACTGCTTGTTCAAAAATACTTTCAAACTATACAGGAGTATATGATGCTACTGCTGTTAAAAAATTAAAAGAAGCTGATGCTATTATCATTGGTATCACTAATATGGACGAATTTGCAATGGGAAGTACTACAAAAACTTCTTATCATAAAGAAACTAAAAACCCTTGGGATCTTGAAAAAGTTCCTGGAGGAAGTAGTGGAGGAGCAGCAGCTTCTATTGCAGCTCAAGAAGCTTTCCTATCTCTAGGATCAGATACTGGGGGAAGTATTAGACAACCAGCTTCTTTCTGTGGAGTTGTAGGTTTAAAACCAACTTATGGAAGAGTTTCAAGATATGGACTTATGGCATTTGCCTCATCTCTTGATCAAATTGGACCTATTGCTAAAAATGTAAGAGATATAGCTCTTTGCTTAAATGTAATCTCTGGTTCAGATGATTATGATGCTACTGTTTCAAGTAGAGAAGTACCTGATTATACAGAGTTTTTAGGAAAAGATATTAAGGGAATGAAAATTGGAGTTCCTAAAGAATACTTTATTGATGGAATAAATGAAAATGTAAGAAAAGTTGTAGATGAGGCTTTAGATAAATTTAGAGAATTAGGAGCTGAAATTGTTGAGATTTCTCTTCCTCATACAAAATATGCTGTTCCTACTTACTATGTTATCGCTCCTGCTGAAGCAAGTTCAAACCTTGCAAGATTTGATGGAGTTAGATATGGATATAGAAGTGAAAATATAAAAGATGTTAATGATCTTTATGTTAATTCAAGAAGTGAAGGTTTTGGAGATGAAGTTAAAAGAAGAATAATGATAGGAACTTATGTTTTAAGTGCTGGTTTCTATGACGCTTACTTTAAGAAAGCTCAAAAAGTTAGAGAACTAATCAAAGAAGATTTTGATAGAGCTTTTGAACAAGTAGATATGATATTTACTCCAGTATCACCAAATACTGCATTTAAACTTGATGCTAAAAAATCTCCTATCGAACTTTACCTAGAGGATATTTTCACAATTTCTGCTAATCTTGCTGGAATCCCAGGTATCTCAATCCCTGCTGGATTAGCTGACAATATGCCTGTTGGAATTCAACTATTAGGTAAACCTTTTGGAGAAGGAGAATTAATACAAGCTGGAGATGCTTTTGAAAAAATTAGAGGAGAATGGAAGCTACCTAATTTAGACTAG
- a CDS encoding SoxR reducing system RseC family protein yields MVNKGIVKAINGDKILVKLYKDTACSHCSGCSGEGKYGKDFEFVTDKKAEIGDTVTFEISAGKVIKAASIAYVFPAVAMILGYLIASKLGASEYQSIGASFGALVISFVCLFFYDRLYVKKQKNSEIEIISIEKEDTSNMIDSCKNKDLY; encoded by the coding sequence GTGGTTAACAAAGGAATTGTAAAGGCAATAAATGGAGATAAAATTCTTGTAAAGCTATATAAGGATACAGCATGTTCTCATTGTAGTGGTTGCAGTGGAGAGGGAAAATATGGTAAGGATTTTGAATTTGTAACAGATAAAAAAGCTGAGATAGGAGATACAGTTACTTTTGAGATATCAGCAGGAAAAGTTATAAAGGCAGCTTCAATAGCTTATGTTTTTCCAGCAGTAGCAATGATTTTAGGGTATCTTATTGCAAGCAAACTTGGAGCTTCAGAGTATCAAAGTATAGGAGCTAGTTTTGGAGCTTTAGTAATTTCCTTTGTCTGTCTATTTTTTTATGATAGACTTTATGTAAAAAAACAAAAAAATTCAGAGATAGAAATTATATCTATTGAAAAAGAAGATACAAGCAATATGATAGATAGTTGCAAAAATAAAGATTTATATTAA
- a CDS encoding M20 family metallopeptidase, whose amino-acid sequence MDLNFLLDDIIKNRRALHQIPETALEEFKTKEYLKNYLISIGLEPQEVVETGLFVYIEGKDKENCIAFRSDIDALNIKEETGAEFESKHVGKMHACGHDGHMTTLLAFAKYLTTIQPLEKSVLLIFQPAEESPGRAKDIVETGLLKKYNVKAIYGMHLFPELPEGTVASKEGPFFAQAALMTTTITGKSGHGAMPHKTIDPLMAFTKIVDGYQTIVSRNLSPFDPGVVTIGKFCGGSAQNIIADTVNFWGTIRTFKEENTEFIIDRIKEIHRGIELSYRVKIDEKIDIVYPPVVNDKELYKKFVETMKDMNYVEHEALTISEDFAYYQKEVPGIFMLLGTRSEEKGFIHPLHSCHFNFDEKVLLKGVEAFARILESHNN is encoded by the coding sequence ATGGATTTAAATTTTTTATTAGATGATATTATAAAAAATAGAAGAGCTCTTCATCAAATACCTGAAACTGCTCTTGAAGAGTTTAAAACTAAAGAATATCTTAAAAACTATCTAATCTCAATAGGATTAGAGCCTCAAGAAGTTGTTGAAACTGGGTTATTTGTTTACATCGAAGGAAAAGATAAAGAGAATTGTATCGCATTTAGAAGTGATATTGATGCTCTAAATATAAAAGAGGAAACAGGAGCAGAGTTTGAATCAAAACATGTTGGTAAGATGCATGCTTGTGGACACGATGGACATATGACTACTCTACTTGCTTTTGCTAAATATCTTACAACTATACAACCACTTGAAAAAAGTGTCCTTCTTATTTTCCAACCTGCTGAAGAATCTCCAGGTAGAGCAAAGGATATTGTTGAAACTGGATTATTAAAAAAATACAATGTTAAAGCTATCTATGGAATGCACCTTTTCCCTGAACTTCCTGAAGGGACAGTAGCAAGTAAAGAAGGACCATTCTTTGCTCAAGCAGCTTTAATGACTACAACTATTACAGGAAAAAGTGGACATGGAGCTATGCCACACAAAACAATAGATCCTCTAATGGCATTTACTAAAATTGTAGATGGATATCAAACTATTGTTTCAAGAAATCTTTCTCCATTTGATCCTGGAGTTGTAACTATTGGTAAATTCTGTGGTGGTTCAGCTCAAAATATAATTGCTGATACAGTTAATTTTTGGGGAACTATAAGAACTTTTAAAGAGGAAAACACTGAATTTATAATTGATAGAATAAAAGAGATTCATAGAGGAATTGAACTTTCTTATAGAGTTAAAATTGATGAAAAGATAGATATTGTATATCCACCAGTAGTAAATGATAAAGAGCTTTATAAAAAATTTGTTGAAACTATGAAAGATATGAACTATGTTGAACATGAAGCTTTAACTATTTCTGAAGATTTTGCTTACTATCAAAAAGAAGTTCCAGGAATATTTATGCTTTTAGGAACTAGAAGTGAAGAAAAAGGATTTATTCACCCTCTTCATAGCTGCCATTTTAATTTCGATGAAAAGGTACTTTTAAAAGGAGTAGAAGCTTTTGCTAGAATTTTAGAAAGTCATAACAACTAA
- the scpB gene encoding SMC-Scp complex subunit ScpB — MSIQNKIEAILLLGGDEIKIKDLCKFFSLSIDEIMPIIDELKRARKDSGINIEINGDLVYLVTNPIYGEVVNEFFEHEAKPKKLSGASLETLSIIAYRQPITKSEIEAIRGVSVDRIIQNLEEKKFVRVCGKKEGTGRANLYEVTEKFLTYIGLSSITELPNYIDIKGRIEENGRDEDK; from the coding sequence ATGAGTATTCAAAATAAAATAGAGGCTATTCTTCTACTTGGAGGAGATGAGATAAAGATAAAGGATCTTTGTAAATTCTTCTCTCTTTCAATAGATGAGATTATGCCAATAATTGATGAGTTAAAAAGAGCTAGAAAAGATAGTGGAATAAATATAGAGATCAATGGTGATTTAGTTTATTTAGTAACTAATCCTATATATGGAGAAGTTGTCAATGAGTTTTTTGAACATGAAGCTAAACCTAAAAAACTTTCTGGTGCATCATTGGAGACACTATCAATTATAGCTTATAGACAGCCAATTACTAAAAGTGAAATAGAAGCTATTAGAGGTGTTTCAGTAGATAGAATTATACAAAACCTAGAGGAGAAAAAATTTGTAAGAGTTTGTGGAAAAAAAGAGGGAACTGGTAGAGCTAATCTCTATGAAGTTACAGAAAAATTTTTGACATATATAGGTTTATCTTCTATTACTGAACTGCCAAACTATATTGATATAAAAGGGAGAATTGAAGAAAATGGAAGAGATGAGGATAAATAA
- a CDS encoding pseudouridine synthase, with translation MRINKYLASIGIASRREIDRLIDEGAIKVNGEKATAGIKVSDKDEIYIKGKKVNKSAERKVYYLLNKPLEVLSSVKDDRGRKTVVDLIKCKERIFPIGRLDYNTSGLMILTNDGELFNRIIHPKAEIYKEYRAKVFGEIKDESITKLKNGVKLEDGMTLPAYVTLLKREKGKSELLISIREGRNRQVRRMLDAVNHPVITLKREKIGKLSLENLKLGEYRELTTEEVNYLYSL, from the coding sequence ATGAGGATAAATAAGTATCTAGCCTCAATTGGAATAGCTTCAAGAAGAGAGATTGACAGATTGATTGATGAGGGAGCTATTAAAGTAAATGGAGAAAAGGCAACAGCTGGTATTAAAGTTTCAGATAAAGACGAGATTTATATCAAAGGAAAAAAGGTAAATAAAAGTGCTGAAAGAAAAGTTTACTACCTTTTAAATAAACCTCTTGAAGTTTTAAGCTCTGTAAAAGATGATAGAGGTAGAAAAACTGTTGTAGATTTGATAAAATGTAAGGAGAGAATATTTCCAATAGGGAGACTTGATTACAATACATCTGGACTTATGATTTTAACTAATGATGGAGAACTATTTAATAGAATTATCCACCCAAAAGCAGAGATCTACAAGGAGTATCGTGCTAAAGTTTTTGGAGAGATAAAAGATGAGTCTATCACAAAACTTAAAAATGGAGTAAAATTAGAAGATGGTATGACTCTACCTGCTTATGTTACTCTTTTAAAGAGGGAGAAAGGGAAAAGTGAACTTTTAATCTCTATAAGAGAGGGAAGAAACAGACAGGTTAGAAGAATGCTTGATGCTGTAAATCACCCTGTTATTACATTAAAAAGAGAGAAGATTGGAAAATTATCTTTAGAAAATCTTAAATTAGGAGAGTATAGGGAACTTACAACTGAAGAAGTGAATTATTTGTATTCATTGTGA
- a CDS encoding nucleoside triphosphate pyrophosphatase produces the protein MILASKSPRRKEILEDMGFNLKIEGAEIEEISDEKELTLKIMDIARKKTFSIAEKYPTEYVVGADTIVEVDGEIIGKPKNKEEAFKTLKLLSGRKHNVITAYSFINISKNIDITNYNISEVFFRELDENMIKWYIETGEPMDKAGSYGIQGKGAAFVQKINGDFFSVMGFPIGDFIAKLNEVGISLEEIKNI, from the coding sequence ATGATACTAGCATCAAAATCTCCAAGGAGAAAAGAGATTCTTGAAGATATGGGATTTAATTTAAAAATAGAAGGTGCTGAAATTGAAGAGATAAGTGATGAAAAAGAGCTTACTCTAAAAATTATGGATATTGCTAGAAAAAAAACTTTCTCTATTGCTGAAAAATATCCAACTGAATATGTTGTTGGAGCTGATACAATAGTTGAAGTAGATGGTGAGATAATTGGAAAACCTAAAAATAAAGAGGAAGCATTTAAAACATTGAAACTCCTTTCAGGTAGAAAACACAATGTAATCACTGCTTATAGTTTTATAAATATCTCTAAAAATATAGATATTACAAATTATAATATTAGTGAAGTTTTCTTTAGGGAACTAGATGAAAATATGATAAAATGGTATATAGAAACTGGTGAGCCTATGGACAAGGCAGGTTCTTATGGAATACAGGGAAAAGGTGCTGCTTTTGTTCAAAAAATAAATGGTGATTTCTTTAGTGTTATGGGATTTCCTATTGGAGATTTTATAGCAAAGCTTAATGAAGTTGGAATTAGTTTAGAAGAGATTAAAAATATTTAA
- a CDS encoding DUF2262 domain-containing protein: protein MSRILFEKFDKFIENSEYNKIIEKIKTLSANKRDYEIETYLARALNGQGKYQEAIDVLLSVEEQGKNDSLWHYRMGHNYYYLDDKEKALEYFKNSYSLAPNDIWTLFFLRKLNMKFDIYEDKKTFDILKVEDFFDTEDSYETLFSIFNRDKVALSIISEDELVLDEKLEEIKENLKWLEENREKLEEKLLESGIISLAEKWASSGIPVEGEEKKCYLVEDNEKVYLPIKKEEFLKSLYPETVNIIFNEDKISMEVYFYCYPDYFAGHCIMVEIDSDKNIYCSDLTE, encoded by the coding sequence ATGAGTAGAATATTATTTGAAAAATTTGATAAATTTATTGAAAATAGTGAGTATAATAAAATTATAGAAAAAATTAAAACTCTATCTGCCAATAAAAGAGATTATGAGATAGAAACATATTTAGCAAGAGCATTAAATGGACAAGGAAAATATCAAGAGGCAATAGATGTATTGCTTTCGGTTGAGGAGCAAGGGAAAAATGATTCTCTTTGGCATTATAGAATGGGGCATAATTACTATTATTTAGATGATAAAGAGAAAGCTTTAGAATATTTTAAAAACTCGTACTCTTTAGCACCAAATGATATTTGGACACTTTTCTTTTTAAGAAAATTGAATATGAAATTTGATATATATGAAGATAAGAAAACTTTTGATATTTTAAAAGTTGAAGATTTCTTTGATACAGAGGATAGTTATGAAACTCTATTTAGTATCTTTAATAGAGATAAAGTTGCTTTAAGTATAATTTCTGAAGATGAGTTAGTGTTAGATGAAAAGTTAGAAGAGATAAAAGAGAATTTAAAATGGTTAGAGGAAAATAGAGAAAAATTAGAGGAGAAACTTTTAGAAAGTGGAATTATCTCTCTTGCTGAGAAATGGGCAAGTAGTGGAATACCTGTTGAAGGGGAAGAGAAAAAATGTTATCTTGTAGAAGATAATGAAAAAGTTTATCTACCTATAAAAAAAGAGGAATTTTTAAAAAGCTTATATCCTGAAACTGTAAATATTATTTTTAATGAAGATAAAATAAGTATGGAAGTTTATTTCTACTGTTATCCAGATTATTTTGCTGGGCATTGTATAATGGTAGAGATAGATTCAGATAAAAATATCTATTGTTCAGATTTAACAGAATAG
- a CDS encoding DUF1877 family protein: protein MLAQYMAVDDNVLKKMKKMDCDEIIDEIEELSENETCDICDVDEMWDALHFFLTKKSAFNPIKENKLSEAIMGKEKLTNTNSIKEILKVTKYSELPEIIEALEKVNIDILVKEQNLEEYDKDKIYPNRWKKAVAEDVFDEIIFCYEGLLDFYKRCYNKKLNIIISIY from the coding sequence ATGCTAGCACAATATATGGCTGTAGACGATAATGTTTTAAAGAAAATGAAAAAAATGGATTGTGATGAGATAATAGATGAGATAGAAGAACTTTCTGAAAATGAAACTTGTGATATATGTGATGTTGATGAGATGTGGGATGCTCTTCATTTCTTTCTTACTAAAAAATCAGCTTTTAATCCAATAAAAGAGAATAAGTTAAGTGAAGCTATTATGGGAAAGGAAAAATTAACTAATACCAATAGTATTAAAGAGATTTTAAAGGTTACTAAATATAGTGAATTGCCTGAGATAATAGAGGCTTTAGAAAAAGTAAATATTGATATTCTTGTGAAAGAGCAAAATCTTGAAGAGTATGATAAAGATAAAATCTATCCAAATAGATGGAAAAAAGCTGTGGCTGAAGATGTTTTTGATGAAATTATATTCTGTTATGAGGGACTTTTAGATTTCTATAAAAGATGTTACAATAAAAAATTAAATATTATAATAAGTATATATTAA
- a CDS encoding rod shape-determining protein: MKKYFNKFLGFFSEDLGIDLGTSNTLICVKDKGIILNEPSVVAINTKTKDIFEVGERAKLMIGRTPNNLDTIRPLKNGVIADYEITEKMLGSFYKRVNHSKFLSSPRVIICVPAGVTQVEKRAVIEVTREAGAREAYLVEEPMAAAIGIGLNIFEPEGNMIVDIGGGTAELAVISLGGIVKTSSFRVAGDRFDATIIDYIRQKHNLLIGEKTAEDIKKHIGAVMELEEDLSIDISGRNALNGLPKDVKIYSSEIVEALGELLQQIIEEIKVILEKTPPELSSDIKRRGIYVTGGGALLRGIDKKISESLNLNVTIAEDPLNSVINGIQTLLQNFDTYSKVLISPEIDY; this comes from the coding sequence ATGAAAAAGTATTTTAATAAATTTTTAGGTTTTTTCTCTGAAGATTTAGGAATTGATTTAGGGACATCAAATACTTTAATCTGTGTTAAGGACAAGGGAATAATTTTAAATGAACCTTCTGTTGTTGCTATTAACACTAAAACAAAAGATATTTTTGAAGTTGGAGAAAGAGCTAAACTGATGATAGGGAGAACTCCTAACAACCTAGATACTATCAGACCATTAAAAAATGGGGTAATTGCTGATTATGAGATAACAGAAAAAATGCTAGGTTCTTTTTATAAAAGAGTAAACCATAGCAAGTTTTTATCTAGTCCTAGAGTTATTATCTGTGTTCCTGCTGGAGTTACTCAAGTTGAAAAGAGAGCTGTTATAGAGGTTACAAGAGAGGCTGGAGCTAGAGAAGCATACTTAGTTGAAGAGCCTATGGCTGCTGCTATTGGAATAGGATTAAATATATTTGAACCTGAAGGAAATATGATTGTTGATATTGGTGGGGGAACTGCTGAACTTGCTGTTATATCTCTTGGAGGTATAGTTAAGACTTCATCTTTTAGAGTAGCTGGAGATAGATTTGATGCTACAATTATTGACTATATTAGACAAAAGCATAACCTTTTAATAGGAGAAAAAACTGCTGAAGATATTAAAAAACATATTGGAGCAGTTATGGAGTTAGAAGAGGATTTATCCATTGATATCAGTGGTAGAAATGCTTTAAATGGATTACCTAAAGATGTAAAAATCTACTCTTCTGAAATTGTTGAGGCTCTTGGAGAACTATTACAACAAATTATTGAAGAGATCAAAGTTATTCTTGAAAAAACACCACCTGAATTATCATCAGATATTAAGAGAAGAGGAATCTATGTAACTGGTGGAGGTGCTCTTCTAAGAGGAATAGATAAAAAAATATCAGAAAGTTTAAATCTAAATGTTACAATTGCTGAAGATCCTTTAAACTCTGTTATCAATGGTATTCAAACTTTACTACAAAACTTTGATACTTATAGTAAAGTTTTAATCTCTCCTGAAATAGATTATTAA
- the gatB gene encoding Asp-tRNA(Asn)/Glu-tRNA(Gln) amidotransferase subunit GatB: protein MREWESVIGLEVHLQLKTGTKVWCGCSADYDNADANTHTCPICLGHPGALPKLNKKVVEYAVKGALALNCKINNESSFDRKNYFYPDTPKNYQITQFDKSYAEKGFLEFSLNSGRMVKVGITKIQIEEDAAKSIHAEHESLINYNRASIPLIEIISEPDMRSSEEAYEYLNTLKSTIKYTGISDVSMELGSLRCDANISVMEKGSKVYGTRVEVKNLNSFKAVARAIDYEIGRQIETIENGGEIHQETRLWDEESQTTKVMRSKEEAMDYRYFPEPDLLKLVITDEEVEAIRELMPESKTDKLNRFINDYKIPEYDANILCEDIELADYFEAVTKVSGNPKLSSNWIMTEVMRNLKEKNITIENFSISAEHLGEIIALIEKNVISTKIAKELFEIKLTDDRAPEVIVKEKGMVQVADTGAIEAMIDEVIASNEKMVNDYKNSDEGRKPRVLKGLIGQVMKLSKGKANPGMVTELMTQKLSNL from the coding sequence ATGAGAGAATGGGAATCAGTTATAGGATTAGAAGTTCACCTTCAATTAAAAACAGGAACTAAAGTTTGGTGTGGTTGTAGTGCTGACTATGACAATGCTGATGCTAACACTCATACTTGTCCAATCTGTTTAGGACACCCAGGTGCACTTCCTAAATTAAATAAAAAAGTTGTAGAATATGCAGTAAAAGGAGCTCTTGCTCTTAACTGTAAAATAAATAATGAGAGTAGTTTTGATAGAAAGAACTATTTCTATCCTGATACTCCCAAAAACTATCAAATTACTCAATTTGATAAATCTTATGCAGAAAAAGGATTTCTTGAATTTAGTTTAAATTCTGGAAGAATGGTAAAAGTTGGAATTACAAAAATTCAAATAGAAGAAGATGCTGCTAAATCAATTCATGCTGAACATGAATCACTTATCAACTACAATAGAGCATCTATACCTCTAATTGAGATTATATCTGAACCAGATATGAGATCATCAGAGGAAGCTTACGAGTACTTAAACACTTTAAAAAGTACAATAAAATATACTGGTATCAGTGATGTTTCTATGGAACTTGGTTCTTTAAGATGTGATGCTAATATCTCTGTAATGGAAAAAGGATCTAAAGTTTATGGAACTAGAGTAGAGGTTAAAAACCTTAACTCTTTCAAAGCTGTTGCTAGAGCAATCGATTATGAGATTGGAAGACAAATAGAAACTATTGAAAATGGTGGAGAGATTCACCAAGAAACTAGACTTTGGGATGAAGAATCTCAAACTACTAAAGTTATGAGAAGTAAAGAAGAAGCTATGGACTACAGATACTTCCCAGAACCAGATCTTCTAAAACTTGTTATCACTGATGAAGAAGTAGAAGCTATTAGAGAACTTATGCCAGAATCTAAAACTGATAAATTAAATAGATTTATCAATGACTATAAGATTCCTGAATATGATGCTAATATTCTTTGTGAAGATATTGAACTTGCTGATTACTTTGAAGCAGTTACTAAAGTTTCTGGAAATCCAAAATTAAGTTCAAACTGGATAATGACAGAAGTTATGAGAAACTTAAAAGAAAAGAATATTACTATTGAAAACTTCTCTATTTCTGCTGAACACCTTGGAGAGATCATAGCTCTTATTGAGAAAAATGTTATCTCTACAAAAATAGCTAAAGAGTTATTTGAAATAAAATTAACTGATGATAGAGCCCCTGAAGTTATTGTAAAAGAAAAGGGAATGGTTCAAGTTGCTGATACTGGAGCCATTGAAGCTATGATTGATGAAGTTATTGCTTCTAATGAAAAAATGGTAAATGACTATAAAAATTCAGATGAAGGAAGAAAACCAAGAGTATTAAAAGGACTTATTGGACAAGTTATGAAACTTTCTAAGGGTAAAGCAAATCCTGGAATGGTAACAGAATTAATGACTCAAAAATTAAGTAATCTTTAA
- a CDS encoding ABC transporter permease, translating into MKKLLWFLKFRYIYIYFLLYMVADYFFKGRVSELGIFSFIDSYFGIVVFPLIIILLFSILFPFITNKTKKMLLSVRLYCFFLLSISCILLYLMYILKLPFAETIADDEIIKEFFQLSIYKYKIGLVATYGFYLLLTNVMFKYLYIGLGVIIFCTTFLIVAKAINRGISKMYHNYKEKKRIAREEQLIREQIAIKEALEKREALMKEKLEQEKENKIKERVEEVLLNKELILDNSTTEVENILEEEKKTVTKSLDPNKNLSQEKIENRNNPPKNSERFNDNFNLFTINDNSKEKDKNGNILDENIKNDGIDKINERELLKIIKEKEGVKNDTSIKISKEKRDS; encoded by the coding sequence GTGAAAAAGTTGCTTTGGTTTCTAAAATTTAGATACATCTATATTTATTTTCTTTTATATATGGTAGCAGATTATTTTTTCAAAGGCAGAGTAAGTGAACTAGGTATTTTTAGTTTTATTGACTCTTATTTTGGGATAGTAGTTTTCCCTTTAATTATAATACTTCTTTTCTCTATACTTTTCCCTTTTATAACTAATAAAACTAAAAAAATGTTATTAAGTGTAAGGTTATACTGCTTTTTTCTATTATCTATTAGTTGCATCTTATTATATTTAATGTATATTTTAAAACTTCCTTTTGCTGAAACAATAGCAGATGATGAAATTATAAAAGAATTTTTTCAACTTTCAATTTATAAATATAAAATTGGTTTAGTAGCAACATATGGTTTTTATCTATTATTAACAAATGTAATGTTTAAATATCTTTATATAGGATTAGGAGTCATTATCTTTTGTACTACATTTTTAATTGTTGCTAAAGCTATTAATAGAGGAATTTCAAAAATGTATCACAACTATAAAGAGAAAAAAAGAATAGCTAGAGAGGAACAACTTATTAGAGAACAAATAGCTATTAAAGAAGCTCTTGAAAAACGTGAAGCACTAATGAAAGAGAAATTAGAACAGGAAAAAGAAAATAAAATTAAGGAAAGAGTGGAAGAGGTACTATTGAATAAAGAACTTATTTTGGATAACTCTACAACTGAAGTTGAAAATATTCTTGAAGAAGAAAAGAAAACAGTTACAAAAAGTTTAGATCCTAATAAAAATCTATCTCAAGAAAAGATAGAAAATAGAAACAATCCACCTAAAAATTCTGAAAGGTTCAATGATAATTTTAATCTTTTTACTATCAATGATAATTCTAAAGAAAAAGATAAAAATGGAAATATATTAGATGAAAATATAAAAAATGATGGGATAGATAAAATTAATGAGAGAGAACTTTTAAAAATAATAAAAGAGAAGGAAGGAGTAAAAAATGATACTAGCATCAAAATCTCCAAGGAGAAAAGAGATTCTTGA